The Temnothorax longispinosus isolate EJ_2023e chromosome 4, Tlon_JGU_v1, whole genome shotgun sequence genome has a window encoding:
- the Skp2 gene encoding S-phase kinase-associated protein 2 isoform X2: MNKDPSSSSSPWWNRKRLRLDDGCNNNLNSTLDSDSRNDTKWSYSGNASLIEPEMLEDMGVGMLEDGVGNYESTKRLQSEECTILSENLDSHNRSIIDESDVFGYQEEVYTSSGLEIANTDRIQQDSYDMDDTAVIGIGENESGYSSKMEADYFGDLKESFTKEKMKNSAEKNEQTSLDQFCLFRRRKKSSVDGEDKFNKLSDEIMLMILKWLPKKCLVRSMLVCKRWCQIARDEALWTRLDLGSKVLNEGTLGYILPRGVQILRLAQAEIADPVFCEGSEVLSESYISKLQYLDLSMAVISPVGLATLLSKCKYLKKLSLEKCILNRDCCRAISQNTELEVLNLTMCENIDIGCITDLMKLECLTVLNMSWCSLDNECMTLLCKTLPTSITRLNVAGCRKTMSDENVKDLSKRCPDIIELDLSDCAMLTIQTIHNLLNFTKLEHLSLSRCYSIPLSAYMRLAHMPCLLYLDVFGLMSESVLKSLQATCREPEINKYLYSSVARPTVGIRRTSIWGLRVRD; the protein is encoded by the exons atgaataaagacCCATCTTCCTCGTCGTCACCTTGGTGGAACag GAAACGATTACGTTTGGACGATGGCTGTAATAACAATCTAAACAGTACGCTCGACAGCGACTCTCGAAACGATACAAAGTGGTCATATTCAGGGAATGCCAGTCTCATAGAGCCCGAAATGCTGGAGGACATGGGTGTCGGTATGCTGGAAGATGGAGTAGGAAATTATGAGAGTACAAAAAGACTACAATCTGAAGAATGCACAATCCTATCCGAGAACTTAGATAGTCATAATAGATCAATAATAGATGAATCTGATGTCTTTGGATATCAAGAGGAGGTTTATACTAGTTCTGGTTTGGAAATTGCAAATACAGACAG gATTCAACAAGATTCATATGATATGGATGATACAGCTGTGATCGGTATTGGGGAGAATGAATCTGGCTATTCCTCAAAAATGGAAGCTGATTATTTTGGGGATTTAAAGGAGAGCTTTACTAAggaaaagatgaaaaattcCGCCGAGAAAAACGAGCAAACTAGTTTAGatcaattttgtttatttagaagaagaaagaagtcCTCTGTTGATGGCGAggacaaatttaataaattatcagaTGAAATAATGTTGATGATATTAAAATGGTTACCTAAGAAATGTTTG GTACGCTCTATGCTAGTGTGCAAACGTTGGTGTCAAATAGCTCGAGATGAAGCACTGTGGACGAGATTAGACTTGGGTAGTAAAGTTTTAAACGAAGGCACGTTAGGGTATATATTGCCACGAGGAGTACAAATTCTAAGACTGGCACAAGCAGAAATCGCAGATCCCGTCTTTTGTGAAGGCAGTGAAGTTCTCAGCGAATCTTATATCAGTAAATTACAGTATTTAGATTTATCTATGGCGGTTATATCACCGGTCGGTTTGGCTACGTTATTATCCAAATGTAAATATCTGAAGAAATTGTCGCTGGAAAAGTGTATATTAAATAGAGATTGCTGTAGAGCGATTAGTCAAAATACTGAATTAGAAGTTTTGAATCTAACGATGTGCGAGAATATAGACATTGGGTGTATTACGGATTTAATGAAACTTGAatg CTTAACTGTTCTCAATATGTCATGGTGTTCTTTGGATAATGAATGTATGACTTTGCTGTGTAAAACACTGCCAACATCCATTACACGCTTGAACGTAGCGGGCTGTAGAAAAACTATGAGTGATGAGa aCGTAAAGGACTTGTCAAAAAGGTGTCCGGATATTATAGAATTGGACTTGAGTGATTGCGCTATGCTTACAATTCAAACCATCCATAATTTACTGAACTTCACGAAACTCGAGCACTTGTCATTGAGCCGTTGTTACAGCATTCCGCTATCAGCATATATGAGATTAGCTCATATGccatgtttattatatttagatgTTTTTGGCTTAATGTCGGAGTCGGTTCTCAAATCATTACAAGCTACCTGCCGCGAACCCGAAATTAATAAGTACCTTTATAGCTCAGTCGCGAGGCCAACAGTCGGTATTCGAAGAACCAGTATTTGGGGCCTTCGAGTTAgagattaa
- the Skp2 gene encoding S-phase kinase-associated protein 2 isoform X1 — translation MNSGGAVEFEYARLHEESRPPQSEESSSPERKRLRLDDGCNNNLNSTLDSDSRNDTKWSYSGNASLIEPEMLEDMGVGMLEDGVGNYESTKRLQSEECTILSENLDSHNRSIIDESDVFGYQEEVYTSSGLEIANTDRIQQDSYDMDDTAVIGIGENESGYSSKMEADYFGDLKESFTKEKMKNSAEKNEQTSLDQFCLFRRRKKSSVDGEDKFNKLSDEIMLMILKWLPKKCLVRSMLVCKRWCQIARDEALWTRLDLGSKVLNEGTLGYILPRGVQILRLAQAEIADPVFCEGSEVLSESYISKLQYLDLSMAVISPVGLATLLSKCKYLKKLSLEKCILNRDCCRAISQNTELEVLNLTMCENIDIGCITDLMKLECLTVLNMSWCSLDNECMTLLCKTLPTSITRLNVAGCRKTMSDENVKDLSKRCPDIIELDLSDCAMLTIQTIHNLLNFTKLEHLSLSRCYSIPLSAYMRLAHMPCLLYLDVFGLMSESVLKSLQATCREPEINKYLYSSVARPTVGIRRTSIWGLRVRD, via the exons ATGAATTCCGGCGGTGCGGTGGAATTCGAGTACGCGCGGTTACACGAGGAGTCCCGTCCGCCGCAATCCGAGGAGTCCTCGTCGCCCGAGAG GAAACGATTACGTTTGGACGATGGCTGTAATAACAATCTAAACAGTACGCTCGACAGCGACTCTCGAAACGATACAAAGTGGTCATATTCAGGGAATGCCAGTCTCATAGAGCCCGAAATGCTGGAGGACATGGGTGTCGGTATGCTGGAAGATGGAGTAGGAAATTATGAGAGTACAAAAAGACTACAATCTGAAGAATGCACAATCCTATCCGAGAACTTAGATAGTCATAATAGATCAATAATAGATGAATCTGATGTCTTTGGATATCAAGAGGAGGTTTATACTAGTTCTGGTTTGGAAATTGCAAATACAGACAG gATTCAACAAGATTCATATGATATGGATGATACAGCTGTGATCGGTATTGGGGAGAATGAATCTGGCTATTCCTCAAAAATGGAAGCTGATTATTTTGGGGATTTAAAGGAGAGCTTTACTAAggaaaagatgaaaaattcCGCCGAGAAAAACGAGCAAACTAGTTTAGatcaattttgtttatttagaagaagaaagaagtcCTCTGTTGATGGCGAggacaaatttaataaattatcagaTGAAATAATGTTGATGATATTAAAATGGTTACCTAAGAAATGTTTG GTACGCTCTATGCTAGTGTGCAAACGTTGGTGTCAAATAGCTCGAGATGAAGCACTGTGGACGAGATTAGACTTGGGTAGTAAAGTTTTAAACGAAGGCACGTTAGGGTATATATTGCCACGAGGAGTACAAATTCTAAGACTGGCACAAGCAGAAATCGCAGATCCCGTCTTTTGTGAAGGCAGTGAAGTTCTCAGCGAATCTTATATCAGTAAATTACAGTATTTAGATTTATCTATGGCGGTTATATCACCGGTCGGTTTGGCTACGTTATTATCCAAATGTAAATATCTGAAGAAATTGTCGCTGGAAAAGTGTATATTAAATAGAGATTGCTGTAGAGCGATTAGTCAAAATACTGAATTAGAAGTTTTGAATCTAACGATGTGCGAGAATATAGACATTGGGTGTATTACGGATTTAATGAAACTTGAatg CTTAACTGTTCTCAATATGTCATGGTGTTCTTTGGATAATGAATGTATGACTTTGCTGTGTAAAACACTGCCAACATCCATTACACGCTTGAACGTAGCGGGCTGTAGAAAAACTATGAGTGATGAGa aCGTAAAGGACTTGTCAAAAAGGTGTCCGGATATTATAGAATTGGACTTGAGTGATTGCGCTATGCTTACAATTCAAACCATCCATAATTTACTGAACTTCACGAAACTCGAGCACTTGTCATTGAGCCGTTGTTACAGCATTCCGCTATCAGCATATATGAGATTAGCTCATATGccatgtttattatatttagatgTTTTTGGCTTAATGTCGGAGTCGGTTCTCAAATCATTACAAGCTACCTGCCGCGAACCCGAAATTAATAAGTACCTTTATAGCTCAGTCGCGAGGCCAACAGTCGGTATTCGAAGAACCAGTATTTGGGGCCTTCGAGTTAgagattaa
- the LOC139812464 gene encoding uncharacterized protein: MSEQRTDSYDSRPVTSKRSERPPFKLCFSRNQQVGRSDACVSKTNADFVTPKFYSRELEDARNADVSDTLERLAAEEDKNPRRLYQSPLLTSHTYGWWHDKGIHPKDARFNFHKRTSDLVSFQMKIYAEDRKLKGLKQ; this comes from the exons ATGTCCGAGCAGCGAACCGATTCGTACGACTCGAGACCGGTAACGTCCAAGAGGTCGGAGAGGCCGCCGTTCAAGCTGTGTTTCTCGAGAAACCAGCAGGTCGGAAGATCCGACGCTTGCGTGTCAAAAACGAACg CTGACTTCGTCACGCCGAAATTCTACTCGCGGGAACTCGAAGACGCGCGAAATGCGGACGTAAGCGACACGCTCGAGAGACTCGCCGCTGAGGAAGATAAGAACCCGAGGAGGCTATACCAGTCGCCGCTATTGACCAGCCACAC TTACGGTTGGTGGCACGACAAGGGAATACACCCGAAGGACGCGCGATTTAACTTTCATAAAAGAACGTCCGACCTGGTGAGCTTCCAAATGAAAATTTACGCCGAGGATCGAAAGTTGAAGGGCCTCAAGCAATAA
- the LOC139812462 gene encoding MAP kinase-interacting serine/threonine-protein kinase 1 gives MVEKILEEREDGTQEAGRGDGTCRDVASTGESMSAVQARQEEARRKRRRKRRSGSSVVSSCFQELYKLTGEVLGEGAYASVQTCTSLYTDLEYAVKIIDKIPGHARARVFKEVETFHHCQGHPNIIQLIEFFEDEEKFYLVFEKINGGQLLNRIQERIHFTEREASQIVKEIASALDFLHKKGIAHRDLKPENLLCVFPDKLTPIKVCDFDLGSGIKFNNSLSSPVATPQLLTPVGSAEFMAPEVVEAFIGEANYYDKRCDLWSLGVITYILLCGYPPFYGNCGTDCGWGRGENCQSCQELLFTSIQEGRYEFPDKEWRCISEDAKDLIRGLLVKEAHQRLSADSILKHPWINPGPTSVETGDRSLTTPHIIRRNNSARELSAFAESAMAVNRVVLQHFSLNLEELAENREPRLSTSSTDDDNHPYGHISDSSSELSENSKHLTTHSSSEFDGMRPKSCSVHSSVDLNDSKIIGKNRVIGKDSQNWFGLSPPTESRLMQRRLKARSDLLERQTSKAVIASPSG, from the exons ATGGTGGAGAAGATTctggaggagagagaggacggCACTCAGGAGGCCGGACGAG GCGATGGCACCTGCCGGGACGTAGCCTCGACGGGGGAGTCCATGAGCGCGGTGCAGGCCCGTCAGGAGGAGGCGAGACGCAAGAGGCGCAGGAAGAGACGCTCCGGCTCCTCCGTGGTGTCCTCCTGCTTCCAAG AACTGTACAAATTGACCGGAGAAGTTCTTGGAGAGGGTGCTTACGCCTCGGTCCAGACCTGTACGTCCCTCTACACGGACCTCGAGTACGCCGTGAAGATCATTGACAAGATTCCCGGGCACGCGCGTGCCAGGGTGTTTAAGGAAGTCGAAACGTTCCACCATTGCCAGGGCCACCCGAACATCATACAGCTGATCGAGTTCTTCGAGGACGAGGAGAAGTTCTATCTTGTGTTTGAGAAGATCAACGGTGGCCAGCTGTTGAACAGGATTCAGGAACGAATTCACTTCACCGAGAGAGAGGCGAGCCAGATCGTCAAAGAGATTGCGAGTGCGCTCGATTTTCTTCATAAGAAAG GTATTGCTCATAGAGATCTCAAGCCCGAGAACCTCTTGTGCGTGTTCCCGGACAAGTTGACGCCGATCAAGGTGTGCGACTTCGATCTTGGATCAGGTATCAAGTTCAACAACTCGCTGTCTAGTCCTGTGGCAACGCCGCAACTTTTGACACCAGTGGGCAGCGCCGAGTTTATGGCGCCGGAAGTGGTCGAGGCTTTCATCGGCGAGGCCAATTATTACGACAAACGATGCGATCTCTGGAGTCTTGGCGTTATTACGTACATTCTCCTCTGCGGTTATCCGCCTTTCTATGGGAACTGCGGCACCGATTGCGGTTGGGGCAGGGGAGAGAATTGTCAGTCCTGTCAAGAGTTGCTTTTCACCAGTATTCAGGAAGGCAGATACGAGTTTCCCGACAAGGAGTGGAGATGCATCTCCGAGGACGCGAAAGATTTGATCAGAGGCTTGCTCGTTAAGGAAGCCCACCAGAGGCTCAGCGCCGATAGTATTTTGAAACATCCCTGGATTAATCCCGGGCCGACTTCCGTCGAAACTGGTGATCGATCACTCACCACGCCTCATATCATAAG GAGGAACAACTCCGCTAGAGAACTCTCAGCGTTCGCTGAGTCCGCAATGGCTGTGAATCGCGTGGTACTTCAGCATTTCTCTCTAAATCTCGAGGAGCTGGCGGAGAATCGGGAGCCCAGACTGTCCACATCGTCGACCGACGACGACAATCATCCGTACGGTCACATATCCGACTCCAGCAGCGAGCTGTCCGAGAACAGCAAGCACCTGACGACGCATTCTTCCAGCGAATTCGACGGCATGCGGCCAAAATCTTGCTCCGTGCACTCCAGCGTCGATTTGAATGACTCCAAGATCATCGGGAAGAATCGCGTCATCGGTAAGGACTCGCAAAATTGGTTCGGGCTATCACCGCCAACCGAGAGTCGTCTGATGCAGCGCCGTTTGAAGGCACGCTCAGACCTGCTCGAACGTCAGACCAGCAAAGCGGTTATTGCGTCTCCGAGTGGCTGA